A stretch of Fulvia fulva chromosome 4, complete sequence DNA encodes these proteins:
- a CDS encoding FAD-dependent monooxygenase OpS4: MTAAPKTNVSPLDIKIVGAGMAGLSAAISCALAGHNVVVLEGARELAEVGAGFQVTPNGCRVLQQYGLLEDLRRSAAEPTLLQVRRWSDGKVLSRTDDFNVEMKSKYNAPFWDLHRVDVQRALAAKAKELGVEVRLGSRIEDVDFDQATIRLASGETLQADLIVGADGLWSKCRQKFLMSKGLEPDIPIPTGDLAYRIVLEVNEVKSQEVKDWISQPTCQFWIGPEAHVVAYSVRNGQMINIVLLVPDNLPPDVSKQSGSLEEMRAIFNHWDPMLNRFLDEVKSVEKWKLMHGAELDSWISPKSNFVFVGDACHSMLPYLAQGANSAIEDGAVLGNILTAVESRSQLPAALKLHEQLRKKRGEAIVRETFAQRKDFHMPDGEEQAKRDELMLGQLGKQIEGKFPSRWQCPEVQPWLYGYDAKEEVERALKAQPLASVSA; the protein is encoded by the exons ATGACAGCAGCACCCAAGACTAATGTATCGCCGCTCGACATCAAGATCGTAGGAGCCGGCATGGCAGGCCTGAGTGCTGCTATATCCTGTGCTCTGGCTGGTCACAATGTCGTGGTATTGGAGGGCGCCAGAGAGCTGGCAGAG GTAGGTGCCGGCTTCCAAGTTACGCCCAATGGCTGTAGAGTACTTCAGCAGTACGGCCTCCTCGAAGACCTTAGACGATCAGCGGCAGAACCGACACTATTGCAAGTGCGGAGATGGTCGGATGGCAAGGTCCTGTCGAGGACGGACGACTTCAACGTGGAGATGAAGAGCAAGTACAATGCGCCATTCTGGGATCTGCATAGGGTCGATGTGCAGCGAGCACTGGCAGCAAAAGCAAAAGAGCTGGGCGTTGAGGTCCGGCTGGGGTCGAGAATAGAGGACGTCGATTTCGATCAGGCGACGATCCGGCTCGCCAGTGGAGAAACACTACAAGCAGACCTTATTGTAGGCGCAGACGGCCTCTGGTCGAAGTGCAGACAAAAGTTCTTGATGTCTAAAGGCCTTGAACCGGATATTCCGATACCGACCGGCGACCTCGCCTACCGCATCGTGCTGGAAGTCAACGAAGTCAAGAGTCAGGAAGTGAAGGACTGGATATCACAGCCCACATGCCAATTCTGGATCGGGCCCGAAGCACACGTAGTCGCCTACTCCGTTCGCAACGGTCAAATGATCAACATCGTCCTCCTCGTCCCCGACAACCTCCCACCCGACGTCTCTAAGCAATCAGGATCTCTCGAAGAAATGCGAGCAATCTTCAACCACTGGGACCCCATGCTCAACCGCTTCCTCGACGAGGTCAAATCCGTCGAAAAGTGGAAACTCATGCACGGCGCCGAACTCGACAGCTGGATCAGCCCGAAGTCAAACTTCGTCTTCGTCGGCGACGCATGTCACTCCATGCTTCCCTACCTCGCTCAAGGCGCCAATAGCGCGATCGAGGATGGTGCAGTGCTTGGTAACATCCTAACAGCGGTCGAATCGAGATCGCAACTGCCTGCTGCGTTGAAGTTGCATGAGCAACTACGCAAGAAGAGGGGCGAAGCAATTGTTAGAGAGACGTTTGCGCAACGCAAAGATTTCCATATGCCGGATGGGGAGGAGCAAGCGAAGCGTGATGAGCTAATGTTGGGCCAGCTGGGAAAGCAGATTGAGGGCAAGTTTCCGTCGAGGTGGCAATGCCCGGAGGTGCAGCCTTGGTTGTATGGGTATGATGCGAAGGAGGAGGTTGAGAGGGCACTGAAGGCACAGCCCCTGGCGAGCGTCTCGGCATAG
- a CDS encoding MFS transporter fsa7: MDDHFYSHRWSDLERAHNDPMEGPSNHRKAEPQSRWSTSSSSQNEKDPAIKHKDDDPMEGPSNYRELEDRFHSAAARPKSQHDSINQLHVDNSTMAALQGDRVSFQPGLNTRTTSPKSPSPTRGRHKARKSFAARASQHIFQMRLSKPSTWVPKGNERTPSEEYEPGTLISNDPNDPHNWSEFQKKLTYLTICLFCFLANVNASAFTVATVALIRTFRISPTQATALTALNVLTFGLGNLIWVPVMRILGKKPVYLMAIVVLIVTNVWSCVAGSYGSLLAARMCSGLGAAAADATVPSVVNDLWHGRRKAEKLMWFSGALASGIFLGPLINAWVVERHGWRWTPGWLAGAFGVMFVLAFLFIRETTYRLSTGMWSEEEKPRKKGFVGWMSLTIGREREKNAGEVVVQTLRDIVGMTVYVQVLWASCLIGVIVGWTIIIQITAGQVFTRPAAQGGAYHWRLGLVGVFHIAGWLGAITAGRVGGRFADALATRAQMRQRLPQRPPQCRMQTLAFWAPVCPIGLIIYGVCVAKTTLWVGPAFGYAIHSFGFAAIANIGITYVVDCFGELASEGLVSLFIIRNIIGVVCSFYCNPWIARDGMPAAFGTMAALEWILLACAVPMFFFHDRLLTWTKTYGPAVRLPAPTHPHTDQTEMQTIHPPAESV; the protein is encoded by the exons ATGGACGACCACTTCTACAGCCATCGGTGGTCTGACCTGGAGCGTGCCCATAATGATCCAATGGAAGGCCCTTCCAATCACAGAAAGGCTGAGCCTCAATCCCGCTGGAGCACGTCGTCAAGTTCGCAAAATGAAAAGGACCCAGCCATCAAGCATAAGGACGATGACCCTATGGAGGGCCCATCGAATTACAGGGAACTCGAGGACCGCTTCCACAGTGCTGCGGCAAGACCAAAAAGCCAGCATGACTCCATAAACCAGCTCCACGTTGACAACAGTACAATGGCAGCTCTACAAGGTGACAGAGTCTCCTTCCAACCCGGTCTAAACACCAGAACCACATCCCCAAAGTCTCCTAGCCCAACCCGCGGCCGCCACAAAGCCCGCAAATCCTTCGCAGCCCGAGCGTCCCAACACATCTTCCAAATGCGCCTCAGCAAGCCCTCCACCTGGGTCCCCAAGGGCAACGAACGCACTCCCTCTGAAG AGTACGAACCCGGCACCCTCATCTCCAACGACCCCAACGACCCCCACAACTGGTCCGAATTCCAGAAGAAGCTCACATACCTTACGATCTGCCTCTTCTGCTTTCTCGCCAACGTTAACGCCAGTGCTTTCACCGTCGCTACCGTTGCCTTGATTCGAACTTTTCGCATATCACCGACGCAAGCGACAGCCCTCACGGCTTTGAACGTCCTGACATTTGGACTGGGCAATCTGATTTGGGTGCCTGTCATGAGGATCCTGGGCAAGAAGCCAGTGTACTTGATGGCGATTGTGGTGTTGATTGTGACGAATGTATGGAGTTGCGTTGCGGGATCTTATGGGAGCTTATTAGCGGCCAGGATGTGTTCAGGGTTGGGTGCCGCGGCTGCTGATGCGACGGTGCCGAGCGTGGTGAACGATCTTTGGCATGGGAGGAGGAAAGCAGAGAAGTTAATGTGGTTCTCGGGAGCTCTGGCAAGCGGGATCTTTCTGGGTCCATTGATTAATGCGTGGGTTGTTGAAAGGCATGGATGGAGATGGACGCCGGGGTGGTTGGCAGGGGCGTTTGGGGTGATGTTTGTGCTTGCGTTTCTGTTCATCCGGGAAACAACGTATCGATTGTCGACGGGAATGTGGAGTGAGGAGGAGAAGCCAAGGAAGAAGGGGTTCGTGGGGTGGATGAGTCTGACGATCGGGAGGGAGCGGGAGAAGAATGCTGGGGAGGTTGTGGTGCAGACTTTGAGGGATATCGTGGGCATGACGGTATACGTGCAGGTCCTTTGGGCAAGCTGTTTGATCGGGGTCATTGTCGGATGGACCATCATAATCCAGATCACAGCCGGGCAAGTCTTTACAAGGCCGGCGGCACAGGGCGGTGCGTACCACTGGAGACTTGGGCTAGTCGGCGTCTTTCACATCGCCGGCTGGCTTGGAGCCATCACGGCGGGAAGAGTCGGCGGGCGGTTCGCAGATGCTCTAGCCACCAGAGCGCAGATGCGGCAGCGCCTACCACAACGGCCTCCACAGTGCCGGATGCAGACGCTTGCCTTCTGGGCTCCAGTATGCCCCATTGGACTCATCATCTACGGCGTGTGCGTTGCGAAGACTACGCTCTGGGTCGGTCCGGCTTTTGGATATGCGATTCATTCTTTCGGCTTCGCTGCGATTGCGAACATTGGCATCACGTATGTGGTCGATTGTTTTGGAGAACTGGCGAGCGAAGGGTTGGTCAGCCTGTTCATCATCAGGAACATCATCGGTGTCGTTTGCAGCTTCTATTGCAACCCGTGGATTGCAAGAGACGGCATGCCAGCGGCGTTTGGCACTATGGCTGCGTTGGAGTGGATATTGCTGGCATGTGCGGTCCCGATGTTCTTCTTCCACGACCGCCTGCTTACCTGGACGAAGACATATGGACCTGCAGTGCGACTTCCAGCTCCGACACATCCACACACTGACCAGACCGAAATGCAGACGATTCACCCACCAGCGGAGTCAGTATGA
- a CDS encoding DNA-directed RNA polymerase II subunit RPB11, which translates to MNAPDRYESFILADGEKKVEVEPETRVPNAAMFTFNKEDHTLGNLLRAKLVKSDHVLFAGYQVPHPLFATFKLRVQTDGVIQPKEAVVTACKELVTELQQFDQEFTKEFELKKIAGAGADL; encoded by the exons ATGAACGCTCCAGACAG GTACGAGTCCTTCATACTCGCTGATGGCGAGAAGAAAGTCGAGGTCGAGCCAGAGACTC GTGTCCCAAATGCTGCGATGTTCACCTTCAACAAGGAGGACCACACCCTCGGCAACCTCCTCCGCGCAAAGCTCGTCAAGTCTGACCACGTCCTCTTCGCCGGTTACCAAGTTCCCCACCCGCTCTTCGCGACCTTCAAGCTGCGCGTGCAGACAGACGGCGTCATCCAACCAAAGGAGGCGGTCGTCACTGCCTGCAAGGAGCTGGTGACGGAGCTTCAGCAATTCGACCAAGAGTTCACCAAGGAGTTCGAGCTGAAGAAGATCGCCGGCGCTGGAGCTGATCTGTAA
- a CDS encoding Baeyer-Villiger oxidase ptaJ — MASASTVQLQLDQHPVYYRNGISNESTKKVSELMQENHEKFHIFFNNDGFHNHIAHQMLTMWALKASPDQIRREYNSNKLYQRPSQKPDTKTLQDLSDPQVFIKHLGPEQHYNDFLEFFKAEMEKSSWQEVINKYLFAGDERAETMLVRMYAGFLHPIIHLGFGIEFQQPAVIAEGLAQAACHDDWIGRLLLPAEKAAKDRADASSKSIAQLLDEIHDDSALQSAARWSDGNKIRDGILARAGDRMIDIAAQVCVKPEELQEKTAEMTNAVAYYTGGAQKADKAVKFDFYYIHCLNSSIFFASFLKQDWLSDANKVRLLEWKIRLDLAMYASRKAPEIRLGDIQNYQPKKPSGWDAVQDRVCDIDDDGHASKLVRAIANGGQICAPYEGKDGFRLKGNDWLSLAHMAIDSVELPGDRWVRSAGFDEAWEKVPLRANL, encoded by the coding sequence ATGGCATCGGCAAGCACCGTACAGCTCCAACTCGACCAGCATCCCGTCTACTACCGCAATGGCATCTCGAATGAATCAACCAAGAAGGTGTCTGAACTAATGCAAGAGAACCACGAAAAATTCCACATCTTCTTCAACAACGATGGCTTCCACAACCACATAGCCCACCAGATGCTGACTATGTGGGCACTCAAGGCGTCGCCTGACCAGATCCGGCGTGAATACAACAGCAACAAATTATATCAGAGGCCCTCCCAAAAGCCGGATACCAAGACACTGCAGGATCTGTCCGACCCACAGGTCTTCATTAAACACCTCGGGCCCGAGCAACACTATAATGACTTTCTCGAATTCTTCAAGGCAGAGATGGAAAAGTCAAGCTGGCAGGAAGTCATCAACAAATATCTCTTCGCAGGTGACGAGCGAGCTGAAACGATGTTGGTCCGGATGTATGCTGGCTTCCTTCATCCTATCATCCACTTGGGCTTCGGCATTGAATTCCAGCAACCAGCAGTGATTGCGGAAGGTCTGGCGCAGGCAGCATGTCACGACGACTGGATAGGCCGCCTTTTGTTACCAGCGGAGAAGGCCGCGAAAGACAGAGCAGACGCGAGCTCGAAGAGCATCGCTCAGCTTCTCGATGAAATCCATGATGACTCGGCTCTCCAGAGTGCTGCACGCTGGTCTGATGGCAACAAGATTCGCGACGGTATTCTCGCACGTGCTGGTGACCGTATGATCGACATCGCTGCTCAAGTCTGTGTCAAGCCGGAAGAGCTGCAGGAGAAAACAGCCGAGATGACCAACGCCGTAGCCTACTACACCGGAGGAGCGCAGAAGGCTGACAAAGCTGTCAAGTTCGACTTTTACTACATCCACTGTCTAAACAGCTCAATCTTCTTCGCCTCGTTCCTCAAGCAAGATTGGCTTAGTGACGCCAACAAAGTGCGATTGCTTGAATGGAAGATCCGCCTTGATCTGGCAATGTACGCCTCCAGAAAGGCTCCCGAGATCCGTCTTGGGGATATCCAGAACTATCAGCCGAAGAAGCCCTCTGGCTGGGACGCCGTGCAGGACAGAGTCTGCGATATTGACGATGATGGACACGCCTCCAAACTGGTGAGGGCTATTGCCAACGGAGGCCAAATCTGCGCCCCGTACGAAGGCAAAGATGGTTTCAGACTGAAGGGCAACGACTGGCTCAGCCTTGCACATATGGCGATCGACTCAGTTGAGCTACCAGGTGATCGCTGGGTCAGGTCGGCAGGTTTCGATGAAGCGTGGGAGAAAGTCCCGCTGCGCGCCAATCTGTGA
- a CDS encoding Nitronate monooxygenase, whose protein sequence is MEQVKQLKADYPWTQAPLVSCGPMRLIALASLATEVSRAGGLGFIGAGSDVSTLGEELEKAKQLQAGAQLLRDVTEVMPIGIGFLLWAGEKLLTDALPLIEKYKPAAVWLFAPNDSSQFQAWTREVRRVTNRRTKIWIQVGTVKDGIDATKTCQPDVLVIQGQDAGGHGLQEAAGLIALLPEVDEAVSALCSTAKLNKPVLTAAGGIMDGRGAAAALTLGAFGVTLGTRYLVAPESNIAKGYRDAVLAASDGGPNTARGKLYDTLRGTRDWPERFGGRSVLNETWHDAQKGMSLEENQKLYDEAMKQGDAGWGQGARLTTYAGAGVGLANSIKSAARITEEVRDDAKRILKQTSKYVI, encoded by the coding sequence ATGGAGCAAGTCAAGCAACTGAAAGCAGACTATCCCTGGACGCAGGCGCCTCTCGTGTCATGCGGTCCAATGCGACTGATAGCCCTGGCTTCACTGGCAACAGAGGTGTCACGAGCAGGTGGACTCGGCTTTATTGGTGCAGGAAGTGATGTGTCGACTTTGGGCGAAGAGCTTGAGAAGGCGAAGCAGCTGCAGGCAGGAGCTCAGCTTTTGAGAGATGTGACTGAGGTCATGCCCATTGGCATTGGCTTCCTATTGTGGGCGGGTGAAAAGCTATTGACAGATGCGCTGCCTCTTATTGAGAAGTACAAGCCGGCAGCTGTGTGGCTGTTCGCACCGAACGACTCATCTCAATTCCAAGCGTGGACGCGAGAGGTGAGGAGGGTCACGAACAGGCGAACTAAGATCTGGATCCAGGTTGGAACCGTCAAGGATGGCATTGATGCGACGAAGACATGTCAGCCCGATGTGCTTGTTATTCAAGGTCAAGATGCTGGTGGGCATGGACTTCAAGAGGCAGCTGGTCTGATTGCCCTACTGCCCGAGGTTGATGAAGCAGTATCTGCGCTTTGCAGCACAGCAAAGCTGAACAAGCCCGTTCTTACTGCCGCAGGAGGCATCATGGACGGTCGAGGTGCTGCTGCAGCTCTCACTCTTGGAGCCTTTGGCGTGACATTGGGTACTCGCTACTTGGTGGCACCAGAGTCAAACATTGCCAAAGGATATCGAGATGCAGTCCTCGCGGCTTCAGATGGAGGGCCCAATACAGCTCGAGGGAAGCTGTACGACACACTTCGCGGCACACGAGACTGGCCAGAACGCTTTGGTGGTCGTAGCGTGCTCAACGAGACCTGGCATGATGCGCAGAAAGGCATGAGCCTGGAAGAGAACCAGAAGCTGTACGACGAGGCAATGAAGCAAGGTGATGCAGGCTGGGGCCAGGGAGCACGGTTGACGACTTATGCCGGTGCTGGCGTTGGCCTCGCAAACAGCATCAAGTCTGCTGCGCGGATCACTGAGGAGGTCCGAGATGATGCGAAGCGGATCTTGAAGCAGACAAGCAAGTACGTGATATAG
- a CDS encoding Telomerase reverse transcriptase codes for MKRKRKTAACQHTDKRQKTDSPASHPSQPLLKRYYPQVVTLRQYLASRLSKKARRRLQQYGRDPTSGTQVDSEVIHLLDAALVGSFKPVHLDASSFIEEDITLFTQQLTASDTTVSLTPGEFKQNEIVDFAVWLLFRRHPASARPKHILCQNFQRYITEHRHGVSPEVVPGIPGVYSTGPNEHVQRLRHHPWNTLPDLLGPMAARIMADLLVDHAIFTTVTDSSNLIQLNGVPMSDLELIQTPLVSAVNQHAPSDVHARQAPMKRGYSDIRFVRSRMLYARPAGTASGGIRIGLNPTHVLNRCRNIDDQEETCHVMKYLFPAQFGFHNVFGSPVTSTDSAQPFKDYTIREQEIARQRQLRVVKLREAGKRQNQLHTPNPRRLRGKLHELVCRLRKRHFTCAYGALLEHYCPQAANDTTGGKSSLQQASPTSRVSAFCRAVFSQTLPSELWGAGETRNHNVRIVHHNIDLFIRLRRYESLSLHDVLQGMRLTDIEWLCPPGIAKVKKLSQTDLTKRRELMAELLYWVFDSFLIPLIRGTFHVTESNVQRNQLFYFRQDVWKRMSEPALASLRMSMLEEQDTTVVKDAMKTRSLGVSHVRLLPKENGMRPIINLRRRTQKLYKGQPVLGKSVNSILTPAFSVLNYERQSRPHLLGSALFSVGDMFPRLQRYRHLLQRQGLLGKPLYFAKVDVQACFDTIPQKRLLRLISNIVDADQYHVAKYSRAKLLGSHNKETQGFGAKPSWRFLTKANAGRALFDFNAEVEADTAEGRSRTTYINGIVQRRETRQELLDLLTEHIESNLIKVGRRFYRQKEGIPQGSIVSGLLCSYFYAELEREVLGFVNDDNSVLLRLIDDFMIISTKRDTASRFMQTMHAGIGQFGVNVKLEKSRANFDLDIDGSKIPMPTDEAIFPYCGMAINTTTLDLAKDEERRQKCNIADSVTIEYSKLPGQSFYRKTLNALKLQMHAMLLSTSYNSVETVLSNLYHCFTEVAQKSYHYVRSLPPAKQPSDILIIRALNDAVKLACVLMRRRKRTSKDVLPYECSITNTQARWLACSAFVAVFRRRQTKHQQLLHWAQEQVLGLRVKGQERRLLGRATGR; via the exons ATGAAGCGCAAGCGAAAGACGGCAGCCTGCCAGCACACTGATAAGCGACAGAAGACTGACAGTCCTGCCAGCCATCCATCGCAACCGCTGCTCAAGAGGTACTACCCACAAGTCGTTACATTGCGGCAGTACCTCGCCTCGCGTCTCTCCAAGAAGGCGCGTCGGAGACTGCAGCAGTATGGACGTGATCCGACCTCCGGAACACAGGTTGACAGTGAAGTTATCCATCTGCTCGACGCTGCATTGGTAGGCTCGTTCAAGCCTGTGCATCTCGACGCGAGCAGCTTCATTGAGGAGGACATTACCCTCTTCACACAACAACTCACCGCCTCGGACACCACTGTCAGCCTGACTCCCGGCGAGTTCAAGCAGAACGAG ATCGTTGATTTCGCGGTATGGCTCCTCTTTCGCCGACATCCAGCAAGTGCGAGGCCGAAGCACATTTTGTGTCAAAACTTCCAGCGATACATCACCGAGCACAGGCATGGCGTCTCTCCAGAAGTCGTTCCTGGCATTCCAGGCGTGTACTCAACGGGACCCAACGAGCACGTCCAGAGACTGCGCCATCATCCATGGAACACACTACCAGATCTGCTAGGACCCATGGCCGCTCGCATCATGGCTGACCTCCTTGTTGACCATGCCATATTCACCACGGTGACAGACAGCAGTAATCTAATACAACTCAATGGAGTGCCCATGTCGGACCTCGAACTGATCCAGACCCCGTTGGTCTCGGCGGTCAATCAGCATGCACCATCGGACGTTCATGCCCGTCAAGCACCAATGAAACGAGGCTATTCCGACATACGGTTCGTACGTAGTCGTATGCTTTATGCTAGGCCTGCTGGCACCGCTAGTGGTGGCATTCGGATCGGTCTCAACCCTACTCATGTCCTGAACCGCTGTCGGAACATAGACGACCAGGAAGAGACATGTCATGTGATGAAATACCTCTTTCCAGCCCAATTTGGCTTCCACAATGTGTTTGGTTCACCGGTCACATCAACAGACTCTGCACAGCCTTTCAAAGACTACACTATCCGAGAGCAGGAGATAGCCCGTCAACGCCAGCTACGTGTGGTGAAGTTGCGTGAAGCTGGGAAGCGGCAGAACCAGCTTCACACACCTAATCCCCGACGACTGAGAGGAAAGCTGCACGAGCTCGTCTGTCGGCTGCGCAAGCGACACTTCACTTGTGCCTACGGTGCACTACTCGAGCATTACTGCCCTCAAGCTGCGAATGATACGACGGGCGGCAAGTCGTCTTTACAACAGGCGTCTCCCACATCTCGAGTCTCGGCCTTTTGTCGAGCGGTATTCAGCCAAACGTTACCTTCGGAACTCTGGGGTGCTGGCGAGACTCGCAACCACAACGTTCGCATTGTGCATCACAACATAGATTTGTTCATCCGCCTCCGCCGCTACGAGAGTCTCAGTCTGCACGATGTCCTGCAGGGCATGAGACTGACCGACATTGAATGGCTCTGCCCTCCAGGTATCGCCAAAGTCAAAAAGCTCAGCCAGACGGACCTTACTAAGCGCCGTGAGCTGATGGCAGAGTTGCTCTATTGGGTGTTCGACTCCTTTCTCATCCCACTGATTCGCGGCACATTCCACGTCACGGAGTCCAATGTTCAGCGCAATCAGCTATTCTACTTCCGTCAAGATGTCTGGAAGCGCATGTCGGAGCCTGCGCTGGCATCCTTGAGGATGTCTATGCTCGAAGAACAGGACACGACCGTCGTGAAAGATGCAATGAAGACCCGGTCCTTGGGTGTCAGCCATGTCCGACTGCTACCAAAAGAGAACGGTATGCGCCCGATCATAAACCTGAGACGTAGAACGCAGAAGCTGTACAAAGGCCAGCCGGTCCTCGGCAAAAGCGTGAACAGTATCCTGACACCAGCGTTCTCGGTTCTCAACTACGAGAGACAATCTAGGCCGCATCTGCTAGGCTCTGCTCTATTCTCCGTGGGCGATATGTTCCCTCGCCTGCAACGTTATCGGCATTTGTTGCAGCGGCAAGGTCTCCTGGGAAAGCCGCTTTACTTTGCGAAGGTCGATGTTCAGGCCTGCTTCGACACCATCCCGCAAAAGCGGCTTCTACGGCTCATCAGCAACATCGTTGATGCAGACCAGTATCATGTGGCGAAGTACTCCAGGGCGAAGCTGCTCGGCAGTCATAACAAAGAGACGCAGGGCTTCGGTGCAAAGCCGTCTTGGAGGTTTCTGACGAAAGCGAATGCTGGACGAGCGCTGTTCGATTTCAATGCAGAAGTTGAAGCCGACACAGCAGAAGGTCGAAGCAGGACCACCTATATCAACGGCATCGTCCAGCGTCGCGAAACACGGCAGGAGCTGCTTGACCTTCTGACCGAACACATCGAGTCGAACCTGATCAAGGTAGGCCGACGCTTCTACCGACAGAAAGAAGGCATACCACAAGGCTCAATCGTCTCGGGCTTGTTATGCAGCTACTTCTACGCTGAGCTCGAACGAGAAGTGCTAGGGTTCGTCAACGATGACAATAGTGTACTGCTACGCCTTATCGACGACTTCATGATCATCAGTACCAAACGAGATACTGCTTCGAGGTTTATGCAGACCATGCATGCCGGCATCGGGCAATTTGGTGTCAATGTCAAACTGGAGAAGAGTCGAGCCAACTTTGACCTCGACATTGATGGCTCGAAAATACCAATGCCCACCGATGAGGCTATCTTTCCATATTGTGGTATGGCCATCAATACCACCACCCTTGACCTAGCCAAAGACGAGGAGAGGAGGCAGAAGTGCA ACATTGCAGACTCTGTGACTATCGAATACTCTAAGCTGCCTGGCCAATCGTTCTATCGGAAGACCTTGAA CGCTCTCAAGCTGCAGATGCACGCTATGCTTCTGTCAACCTCATACAACTCCGTTGAGACAGTACTCTCGAACCTGTACCACTGCTTCACGGAAGTCGCGCAGAAGAGCTACCACTACGTCCGCTCACTTCCGCCAGCAAAGCAGCCATCCGACATCCTGATCATCA GAGCTCTCAACGATGCAGTCAAGCTGGCCTGCGTCCTCATGCGACGTCGGAAACGCACCAGCAAAGACGTCCTCCCGTACGAATGCAGCATAACGAACACTCAAGCACGATG GCTCGCATGCAGTGCCTTCGTCGCAGTGTTTCGCAGGCGGCAGACGAAGCATCAGCAGTTGTTGCACTGGGCTCAGGAACAGGTGCTGGGATTGCGCGTGAAGGGCCAGGAGCGGAGATTGCTTGGTCGTGCAACTGGTAGATGA